The Brachyspira hyodysenteriae ATCC 27164 genome includes a window with the following:
- a CDS encoding molybdopterin molybdotransferase MoeA has protein sequence MARTFLHPNEALELVLKNSEDYGNEKISVLDSYNRVLVDDVYALNDDPPFSKSSMDGYAYKKEDENKNSYVLIEDKIIYAGLCDKIEVKSGECVKIMTGAMIPENCDAVQRVEWVEEKKEKKENGKTIINFTKKEITNNVIKKGNNKKSGDKALDKKMLLPKDVAILAGFGYSNIEVKKKINTAVISTGNEIANIGESLKEGQIYDANAPMLVARTSALSCSSKFYGKVNDDEKEIKEILSKALEENDIVLISGGVSMGDFDYVHKELLELGVNQIFHGVAMKPGKPLFFGKLGKKAVFALPGNTVSSFMTFEIMVKPYILNCLGINYDTNYIKAVITEDFKRKDTERLEYIPVNLFFDNTKLSVKLIKYNNSSMISSFSEANGILKIDIGISDIVKGSVVDVRFL, from the coding sequence ATGGCTAGAACTTTTTTACATCCGAATGAAGCTTTGGAATTGGTATTAAAAAATTCTGAAGATTATGGTAATGAAAAAATATCAGTGCTTGATTCTTATAATAGAGTTTTAGTTGATGATGTTTATGCTTTGAATGATGATCCTCCTTTTAGTAAATCTTCTATGGATGGATATGCTTATAAAAAAGAAGATGAAAATAAAAATAGTTATGTTTTAATTGAAGATAAAATTATATATGCAGGACTTTGCGATAAAATTGAAGTCAAAAGTGGAGAATGTGTAAAAATAATGACAGGTGCTATGATTCCTGAAAATTGCGATGCAGTTCAGAGAGTAGAGTGGGTAGAAGAAAAAAAAGAAAAAAAAGAAAATGGCAAAACAATTATTAATTTCACTAAAAAAGAAATAACAAATAATGTAATAAAAAAAGGCAATAATAAAAAATCCGGAGATAAAGCATTAGATAAAAAAATGCTTTTACCTAAAGATGTTGCTATACTTGCAGGGTTCGGTTATAGTAATATAGAAGTAAAGAAGAAAATAAATACTGCTGTAATATCTACAGGCAATGAAATAGCAAATATAGGAGAAAGTTTAAAAGAAGGACAGATATACGATGCTAATGCCCCAATGCTTGTTGCTAGAACTTCAGCTTTATCTTGCAGCAGCAAATTTTATGGGAAAGTAAATGATGATGAAAAAGAGATAAAAGAAATATTGTCTAAAGCATTAGAAGAGAATGATATTGTTCTTATAAGCGGCGGTGTATCTATGGGAGATTTTGATTATGTTCATAAGGAGTTATTAGAGCTTGGAGTTAATCAAATATTTCATGGTGTTGCTATGAAGCCTGGAAAACCTTTGTTCTTTGGTAAATTAGGTAAAAAGGCAGTGTTTGCTTTGCCTGGTAATACTGTTTCTTCTTTTATGACTTTTGAAATAATGGTTAAGCCTTATATATTAAATTGCTTAGGTATAAATTATGATACTAATTATATAAAGGCTGTAATTACTGAAGATTTTAAAAGAAAAGATACAGAAAGACTTGAATATATACCTGTTAATTTATTTTTTGATAATACTAAATTATCAGTTAAACTTATAAAATATAATAATTCATCTATGATATCATCATTCTCTGAGGCTAATGGTATATTAAAAATAGATATTGGAATTTCGGATATTGTCAAGGGAAGTGTAGTTGATGTTAGATTCCTTTAA
- the moaC gene encoding cyclic pyranopterin monophosphate synthase MoaC: MNDKLTHIDESGNANMVDVGDKDIVKRTAEATGKIYLSKETLKLIEENNIKKGDVISVARIAGIMGAKHTSELIPLCHNINIEKVSLDFILEEDGIVIKSYCRCSYKTGIEMEALTAVSVAALTIWDMCKAVDKNMRISDITLLSKTKKSID, translated from the coding sequence ATGAATGATAAATTAACACATATAGATGAAAGCGGTAATGCCAATATGGTTGATGTTGGAGATAAAGATATTGTAAAAAGAACTGCAGAAGCTACAGGAAAAATATATTTATCAAAAGAAACGCTAAAATTGATAGAAGAAAATAATATAAAGAAAGGCGATGTCATATCTGTTGCTAGGATTGCCGGCATTATGGGGGCTAAACATACTTCTGAGCTTATACCTTTATGTCATAATATCAATATAGAAAAAGTATCTTTAGATTTTATTTTGGAAGAAGATGGAATAGTTATAAAATCTTATTGCCGATGCAGTTATAAAACAGGTATAGAGATGGAGGCTTTAACTGCGGTTAGTGTTGCTGCTCTTACAATATGGGATATGTGCAAAGCTGTTGATAAAAATATGAGAATATCTGATATTACTTTATTATCAAAAACTAAAAAAAGTATTGATTAA
- a CDS encoding methyl-accepting chemotaxis protein — MLGNNKSGIGNNSLIFKFLIPYMAALFIICVTIYIAYFPQYKTRFLNSNKYNTYNISSEIENNISALYGKINIFYSYVEKEVNRDNLLNVFKNIINNEPDLINIFYADTIPYKDGGTVLNTVGQLPSDYDQTSREWYKNAIASREIVVSEPYVDVVSKSIVVTFSKTIYVNGQIGGVVGIDVDFSKIISSGLEEAKKYNYNLNIINKDGLYIYNQNESYILKENIFNNKEISQHKNDIINNNNYGWIDKKLSYISSKIKNSNWNIIVSLDNKELNSSLLKLLILIISVFIILSAIEATLVIVIAKPISNTLDNTISIIKSMSKGNFNTHFDEKELNKKDQTGDVIRSLNDMQNKLGDIIYSMKDNINGINNSVNIITNGNIDLSDRSTSQASSLEELTRSVEFVFSSLKETAENAGNAKNMSEKVSNATRNGVNAINATSANMAEISEASKKISDITKIIESIAFQTNILALNASVEAARAGDQGKGFAVVASEVRNLAINVGNAAKDITAIANETIEKIQNGSASVQASSYILNQIETSVNDVLTLLTEISSAIIEEENSLSQINTAVIEINRITQDTSKIANEGANASKDVLDKSNNIVDQVSYFHFN; from the coding sequence ATGTTGGGTAATAATAAAAGCGGTATTGGAAATAATAGTTTAATATTTAAATTTTTAATACCATATATGGCGGCATTATTTATAATTTGTGTAACAATATATATTGCATATTTTCCTCAGTATAAAACAAGATTTTTAAATTCCAATAAATATAATACATATAATATTTCATCGGAAATAGAAAATAATATTTCTGCTTTATACGGAAAAATAAATATATTTTACTCTTATGTAGAAAAGGAAGTAAATAGAGATAACTTATTAAACGTATTTAAAAATATTATAAACAATGAGCCTGATTTAATAAACATATTTTATGCTGATACAATACCATACAAAGATGGTGGAACGGTATTAAATACTGTTGGTCAGCTGCCAAGTGACTATGATCAAACATCAAGAGAATGGTATAAAAATGCTATAGCTTCAAGGGAAATAGTAGTATCTGAACCTTATGTAGATGTTGTTAGTAAATCTATTGTAGTAACTTTTTCAAAAACTATATATGTTAATGGTCAAATCGGTGGTGTAGTAGGAATAGATGTAGATTTTTCTAAAATTATATCTTCAGGTTTAGAAGAAGCAAAAAAATATAACTATAATTTAAATATCATAAATAAAGATGGATTGTATATATATAATCAAAATGAAAGCTATATATTAAAAGAAAATATTTTCAACAATAAAGAAATATCTCAGCACAAAAATGATATTATAAATAATAATAATTATGGATGGATAGATAAAAAACTATCATATATATCATCAAAAATAAAAAATAGTAATTGGAATATAATTGTTAGTTTAGATAATAAAGAATTAAATTCATCATTATTAAAATTACTTATATTAATAATATCTGTATTTATAATATTATCAGCAATAGAAGCTACATTAGTCATAGTTATAGCAAAACCTATATCAAATACTCTGGATAATACTATTTCAATAATAAAATCTATGTCAAAAGGAAATTTCAATACACATTTTGATGAAAAAGAATTAAATAAAAAAGATCAAACCGGAGATGTAATAAGATCTCTTAATGATATGCAAAATAAACTTGGTGATATTATTTATAGTATGAAAGATAATATAAATGGAATTAACAACTCTGTAAATATTATTACTAATGGAAATATAGATTTATCTGACAGATCCACATCACAGGCAAGCTCTTTAGAAGAATTAACAAGATCAGTAGAATTTGTATTTTCATCATTGAAAGAGACTGCTGAAAATGCAGGGAATGCCAAAAACATGAGTGAAAAAGTATCAAATGCTACAAGAAACGGAGTAAATGCAATAAATGCTACATCAGCAAATATGGCAGAAATATCCGAGGCTAGTAAAAAGATTTCAGATATTACAAAAATAATAGAATCAATAGCCTTCCAAACTAATATATTAGCTTTAAATGCATCCGTTGAAGCTGCAAGAGCTGGAGATCAGGGAAAAGGTTTTGCTGTAGTTGCAAGCGAAGTTAGAAACCTTGCAATAAATGTTGGAAATGCTGCTAAAGATATTACAGCAATAGCAAATGAAACTATTGAAAAAATACAAAATGGAAGTGCATCTGTTCAGGCTTCATCATATATACTTAATCAAATAGAAACATCTGTTAATGATGTACTAACATTGTTAACAGAAATATCAAGTGCTATCATAGAAGAAGAAAACAGCCTATCACAAATTAATACTGCTGTTATAGAAATTAATAGAATAACTCAGGATACTTCTAAAATAGCAAATGAAGGAGCAAATGCAAGTAAAGATGTACTTGATAAATCAAATAATATAGTTGATCAAGTTTCTTATTTCCATTTTAATTAA
- the modA gene encoding molybdate ABC transporter substrate-binding protein, with the protein MKKIIFITLLISYLFVSCGSSNTADNASQTNTENKEILVLAAASLTDVLTELANNYKTETGTTVTFSFASSGALQTQIEAGSPADIFFSAAQKQMDALQEKDLIDTNTRKDLLENKVVLISPTNSTLNIKSFIDMTNANVTKVGLGEPKSVPVGQYSEEILSNLSILDAVKQKAVYGSDVRNVLSWVRTGEVDCGIVYATDAQIANDINIIAEAPEGTHKKVIYPIAVVKASENKEEAQKFINYISTDTAAEAFKNYGFTVIK; encoded by the coding sequence ATGAAAAAAATAATATTTATAACTTTATTAATATCTTATTTATTTGTATCATGCGGTTCTTCAAATACTGCAGATAATGCATCACAAACTAATACAGAAAATAAAGAGATATTAGTATTGGCTGCTGCAAGCTTAACTGATGTACTTACAGAATTAGCTAATAACTATAAAACAGAAACAGGAACAACCGTTACATTCTCTTTTGCTTCATCAGGAGCATTACAAACACAAATAGAAGCAGGCTCTCCAGCCGATATATTCTTTTCTGCAGCACAAAAACAAATGGATGCTTTACAGGAAAAAGATTTAATTGATACTAATACAAGAAAAGATTTGCTTGAAAATAAAGTAGTATTAATATCTCCTACAAATTCAACTTTAAATATAAAATCTTTTATAGATATGACAAATGCTAATGTTACTAAAGTAGGATTAGGTGAGCCAAAAAGCGTACCTGTAGGACAGTATTCTGAAGAAATACTAAGTAATTTATCTATATTAGATGCAGTTAAACAAAAAGCTGTTTATGGTTCAGATGTTAGAAATGTACTTTCTTGGGTTCGTACAGGAGAAGTTGACTGCGGTATAGTTTATGCCACTGATGCTCAAATAGCAAATGATATTAATATAATAGCAGAAGCTCCTGAAGGTACTCATAAAAAAGTTATTTATCCTATAGCTGTAGTAAAAGCTTCAGAAAATAAAGAAGAAGCTCAAAAATTTATAAACTATATTTCTACAGATACAGCTGCTGAAGCATTTAAAAATTATGGATTTACTGTAATTAAATAA
- a CDS encoding XdhC family protein: MNNKQILDKALELVNSGIDTELIKILKISGSAPRTLDAFMLIYKDGDKQRSIGTIGGGLLEFEAIKDAYTFLNKKETTTNKYNLTSQEAGGIGMVCGGSAEMSFIYLNDNKDIINNLKKEIEDKESNVYIFGGGHVSYDLIEVLYKLGFNCIVIDDREEFANKDRFPNASKIIVEDYESVFNKIDIRDKDYIVIVTRGHSHDYIVEKNALKTNALYIGMIGSKNKIKTLHDRLKNEENYTDEMILRVHAPIGIPIGAETTEEIAISIAAELILVRAKAENRRKIKN, from the coding sequence ATGAATAATAAGCAAATATTAGATAAGGCATTAGAATTAGTAAATTCTGGTATAGATACAGAATTAATAAAAATACTTAAAATTTCAGGCTCTGCCCCAAGAACATTAGATGCTTTTATGTTAATTTATAAAGATGGCGATAAACAGAGAAGTATTGGAACTATAGGAGGAGGTTTATTAGAATTTGAAGCCATAAAAGATGCTTATACATTTTTAAATAAAAAAGAAACAACCACTAATAAATATAATTTAACTTCTCAGGAAGCAGGCGGAATAGGTATGGTATGCGGCGGAAGTGCTGAGATGTCATTTATATATTTAAATGATAATAAAGATATAATAAACAATTTAAAAAAAGAAATTGAAGATAAAGAAAGCAATGTTTATATATTCGGCGGCGGACATGTATCTTATGATTTGATTGAAGTTTTATATAAATTAGGTTTTAATTGTATTGTTATAGATGATAGAGAAGAGTTTGCAAATAAAGACAGATTTCCTAATGCTAGTAAAATAATAGTAGAAGATTATGAAAGTGTTTTTAATAAAATAGATATTAGAGATAAAGATTATATAGTAATAGTTACAAGAGGACATTCTCATGATTATATAGTTGAAAAAAATGCTTTGAAAACTAATGCATTATATATTGGAATGATAGGAAGTAAAAATAAAATAAAGACATTGCATGACAGATTAAAAAATGAAGAAAATTATACTGATGAAATGATATTAAGAGTTCATGCACCAATAGGAATACCAATAGGTGCAGAGACTACAGAAGAAATAGCAATAAGTATAGCAGCAGAACTTATACTTGTAAGGGCAAAAGCAGAAAATAGAAGAAAGATAAAAAATTAA
- a CDS encoding MOSC domain-containing protein has protein sequence MEKKYFKLISLNISKDTGTVKTPVESITLVEDKGVLNDAHFDKLKDRQVSLLAIEDIEYTNDKMKADLKPGDFAENITTKDVELYKLPIGTKMYIGNTIVEVSKIGKACHHGCDIKQLVGDCIMPKKGIFVRVIKGGEIKLEDTCYYCV, from the coding sequence ATGGAAAAAAAGTATTTCAAATTAATTTCATTAAACATATCAAAAGATACAGGTACAGTAAAAACTCCTGTAGAAAGCATCACTTTAGTAGAAGATAAAGGCGTTCTTAATGATGCCCATTTTGACAAATTAAAAGACAGACAAGTTTCTTTACTTGCTATTGAAGATATAGAATATACAAATGATAAAATGAAGGCTGATCTCAAACCTGGTGATTTTGCTGAAAATATCACAACTAAAGATGTTGAGCTTTATAAACTGCCTATAGGAACAAAAATGTATATAGGAAATACTATAGTAGAAGTTTCTAAAATAGGTAAAGCATGTCATCATGGATGCGATATAAAGCAATTAGTAGGAGACTGTATTATGCCTAAAAAAGGAATATTTGTAAGGGTTATTAAAGGCGGAGAAATAAAACTTGAAGATACTTGTTATTACTGTGTCTGA
- a CDS encoding MogA/MoaB family molybdenum cofactor biosynthesis protein encodes MKILVITVSDRAFKGIYEDKSGAVIVKTLEDSLKGKITNIEKIIIPDEYDTILNTLNENKNKFDIIITTGGTGLSQRDVTPEATEAFCKKEVRGISDYIRQESIKDTIFATLSRGYAGINDNVFVVNFPGSKKGAEYCTNLMIPLLEHIVSMIKGEGH; translated from the coding sequence TTGAAGATACTTGTTATTACTGTGTCTGACAGAGCTTTTAAAGGCATTTATGAAGACAAATCGGGTGCTGTTATAGTAAAAACTCTTGAAGATAGTTTAAAAGGAAAAATCACAAATATAGAAAAAATCATAATACCAGATGAATATGATACTATATTAAATACTTTAAATGAAAACAAAAATAAATTTGATATTATAATAACCACAGGAGGAACAGGTTTATCTCAAAGAGATGTAACGCCTGAAGCTACAGAGGCATTTTGTAAAAAGGAAGTTAGAGGAATATCAGATTATATAAGGCAAGAATCTATAAAAGATACAATATTTGCCACTCTATCAAGAGGATATGCTGGAATTAATGATAATGTGTTTGTAGTTAATTTTCCTGGAAGCAAAAAAGGTGCTGAATATTGTACTAATTTAATGATTCCTTTACTAGAACATATTGTTAGTATGATTAAAGGTGAAGGACATTAA
- a CDS encoding GTP 3',8-cyclase MoaA: MLDSFNREINYIRVSVTDRCNLRCVYCMPEEGIIKKTHSQILTYEQIYNVVKEASELGVKKVRITGGEPLVRKNIDELVAMIRTIDKVEIIAMTTNAVLLDGIADKLKNAGLDSINISLDTLDSERYKYITRGGNLYDAMKGIKKASELGFQLKINVVVYDDKSKEELPLLKKYAESINAKLQTIQYYNLNSQKLDSIDYDRPARCKYCNRIRLLSDGYLLSCLHSNIKFKVDFDDIRGSIIKCIERKPENGAYSDAESLSMIGG, encoded by the coding sequence ATGTTAGATTCCTTTAATAGAGAAATTAATTATATACGTGTTTCTGTTACTGACAGATGCAATTTAAGATGTGTATATTGTATGCCTGAAGAAGGTATTATAAAAAAAACACATAGTCAAATTTTAACTTATGAACAAATATATAATGTAGTTAAAGAGGCTTCTGAATTAGGAGTAAAAAAAGTAAGAATAACAGGAGGCGAGCCTTTAGTAAGAAAAAATATTGATGAGCTTGTAGCTATGATTAGGACTATAGATAAAGTAGAGATAATAGCTATGACTACTAATGCGGTTTTGCTTGACGGCATTGCTGATAAATTAAAAAATGCAGGGCTTGATTCAATAAATATATCTCTTGATACTTTAGACAGTGAAAGATATAAATATATTACAAGAGGCGGAAATTTATATGATGCTATGAAGGGTATAAAAAAAGCTTCTGAATTAGGCTTTCAATTAAAGATTAATGTTGTTGTATATGATGACAAAAGCAAAGAAGAATTGCCATTATTAAAAAAATATGCTGAAAGTATAAATGCCAAACTTCAAACTATTCAGTACTATAATCTTAACAGTCAGAAACTTGATTCTATAGATTATGATAGACCTGCAAGATGTAAATACTGCAATAGAATAAGATTATTATCTGACGGATATTTACTAAGCTGTCTGCATAGTAATATAAAGTTCAAAGTTGACTTTGATGATATAAGAGGCTCTATAATAAAATGTATTGAAAGAAAGCCTGAAAATGGTGCTTATAGCGATGCTGAATCATTAAGTATGATAGGCGGTTAA
- a CDS encoding peptide ABC transporter substrate-binding protein, with product MTKFFKYAFFCLVILVFAISCGGGNTSYEEGVLRLNVGPEPQTIDPTLNSAIDGSMYIIHAFEGLAAKDKQGKIVGGVAESWDISDNGTKYVFHIRSNAKWSDGNPVTANDFVYSWRRATDPKTAANYSYQMEPLKNAKKITAGEMPVDSLGVKALDDNTLEVTLEAPIPYFDQLMAYPVYFPLREDIIEANPDTWTMSPETYIGNGPFKMTERSIDDRIVMEVNTNYWNVSDIVPKKLIFILMDNATSVVAGIKEGSIYFSDRVPTQDMDVLKEEGYLQIKPYLALYYYSLNNTNDTLKDARVRKALSLAIDRNYIVEQVTRGGQIPAAAVVPCLISDVNGSFRTNGGDYYSVKPEDYTKNIEEAKNLLAEAGYPDGQGFPVLDFKTNPGEHTSIFEAVQQMWKNNLGIDSTISSEEWAVFQQTRLDKSYVVARNAWVGDYDDPMTFLGMFLSHSAQNVECYNNPQYDALLAQASSTGDNNVRMPILHKAEDLFMSEMPIIPLYFYTLPVLVNPNLKDVQFDTLGKHKFFYAYLENNEK from the coding sequence ATGACTAAATTTTTTAAATATGCATTTTTTTGTTTGGTTATACTTGTATTTGCCATTTCTTGCGGAGGCGGAAATACTAGCTATGAAGAAGGAGTATTAAGACTTAATGTTGGACCAGAGCCTCAAACTATAGATCCAACATTGAATTCTGCTATAGATGGAAGTATGTATATAATTCATGCTTTTGAAGGACTTGCCGCAAAAGATAAGCAAGGTAAAATAGTAGGCGGAGTTGCTGAAAGCTGGGATATTAGTGATAATGGAACTAAATATGTATTTCATATTAGAAGCAATGCTAAATGGTCAGACGGAAATCCTGTAACAGCAAATGATTTTGTTTATAGCTGGAGAAGGGCAACTGATCCTAAAACTGCTGCAAATTATAGTTATCAGATGGAGCCTTTGAAAAATGCCAAAAAAATTACAGCCGGTGAAATGCCTGTAGATTCATTAGGTGTTAAAGCTTTAGATGATAATACATTAGAAGTAACATTGGAAGCACCAATTCCATATTTTGATCAGCTTATGGCATATCCTGTTTATTTTCCTTTAAGAGAAGATATTATAGAAGCTAATCCTGATACTTGGACTATGAGCCCTGAAACTTATATAGGAAATGGTCCTTTCAAAATGACTGAGAGATCAATTGATGATAGAATAGTTATGGAAGTTAATACTAATTATTGGAATGTTTCAGATATAGTACCTAAAAAGCTAATATTTATATTAATGGATAATGCAACATCAGTAGTGGCAGGTATTAAAGAGGGTTCTATATATTTCTCTGACAGAGTTCCTACCCAGGATATGGATGTTTTAAAAGAGGAAGGATATTTACAAATAAAACCTTATTTAGCTCTTTATTATTATAGTTTGAATAATACTAATGATACTTTAAAAGATGCAAGAGTCCGTAAAGCCTTATCTTTAGCTATAGATAGAAATTATATAGTAGAACAGGTTACAAGAGGCGGACAGATTCCTGCAGCCGCAGTTGTACCATGTTTGATATCAGATGTTAATGGAAGTTTCAGAACTAATGGCGGCGATTATTATAGTGTAAAACCAGAAGATTATACAAAAAATATAGAAGAAGCTAAAAATTTATTAGCAGAAGCAGGATATCCTGATGGACAAGGTTTTCCTGTACTAGATTTTAAAACTAACCCTGGAGAGCATACTTCTATATTTGAAGCTGTACAGCAAATGTGGAAAAATAATTTAGGAATAGACAGCACAATATCAAGTGAAGAATGGGCAGTATTTCAGCAGACTCGTTTGGATAAATCTTATGTAGTTGCTAGAAATGCTTGGGTTGGAGATTATGATGATCCTATGACATTTTTAGGTATGTTCTTGAGTCATAGTGCTCAAAATGTGGAATGTTATAATAATCCTCAGTATGATGCATTATTGGCACAGGCTTCTTCTACAGGTGATAATAATGTGAGAATGCCTATACTTCATAAAGCAGAAGATTTATTTATGTCTGAAATGCCTATCATACCTTTATATTTCTATACTTTGCCTGTGCTTGTAAATCCTAACTTGAAGGATGTGCAATTTGATACTTTAGGAAAACATAAGTTTTTCTATGCTTATTTAGAAAATAACGAAAAATAA